The Syntrophales bacterium region GTTTCCTGTATCTTGCCGGAGGCCTGTTTGTCCTTTATCTTGCCTATGGCGCCTTCCGGGCCTGGCGGACATTCGAGGACGTCCCCGCCGCGGACGAGAAGGCGGCGAAGCAGACCGTCCTGCACGCCGCCCTGATGAACGCCGCCAATCCCAGCCCTTACCTGTACTGGACCCTCGTGACGGGGCCGATCCTCCTGAAGGGCTGGCGCAATGACCCGGTCGACGGGATCGCCTTCCTCGCCGGCTTCTATGCCGCCATTGTCCTCTGCCTGGCCGGAATCATCCTTCTGTTCGGCACCGCCCGGAGACTCGGTCCGAAGGTGAGCCGTGCCCTCATTGGTATCTCCGCCTTCGCCCTGGCAGGCTTCGGCCTGTTCCAGCTCTGGCTCGGCCTGTCGGGGAGCTGAACCAGTTAGAGATCTGACGGTTGTGTCATGTTTCCCCGAGCCCTTCGAGATCCGCCAGATCCCTGAG contains the following coding sequences:
- a CDS encoding LysE family transporter, which gives rise to MTTWAFLIQGIGLGFAAAVQPGPFQAYLISRTLSRGWRRTLPAALAPLVSDGPIIVLCLFVLSRVPLWFQRFLYLAGGLFVLYLAYGAFRAWRTFEDVPAADEKAAKQTVLHAALMNAANPSPYLYWTLVTGPILLKGWRNDPVDGIAFLAGFYAAIVLCLAGIILLFGTARRLGPKVSRALIGISAFALAGFGLFQLWLGLSGS